tttaccaaatcacctcattctttggggcacacgtgaagaacacaaatgcaaacaagcctgaatggtccccaggacaatatgcaactgaaaactcacaccccagaagtgactcgaacccatactcccaggagcaacccaactggtatgtacaagacgccttaatccacttgaccatcaccaccggacataatgaggtgatagccgaggctatttgaacctcctcaccgccggcactcggatagtaatcttgggcatagcattttaccaaatcacctcattctttggggcacacgtgaggaacacaaatgcgaacaagcctgaatggtccccaggacaatatgcaactgaaaactcacaccccagaagtgactcgaacccatactcccaggagcaacgcaactggtatgtacaagacgccttaatccacttgaccatcatgaccggacataatgaggtgatagccgaggctatttcaaccaccccaccgccggcactcggatagtaatcttgggcatagcattttaccaaatcacctcattctttggggcacacgtgaggaacacaaatgcgaacaagcctgaatggtctccaggacaatatgcaactgaaaactcacaccccagaagtgactcgaacccatactcccaggagcaacgcaactggtatgtacaagatgccttaatccacttgaccatcacgaccggacataatgaggtgatagccgaggctatttgaaccaccccaccgccggcactcggatagtaatcttgggcatagcattttaccaaatcacctcattctttggggcacacgtgaggaacacaaatgcgaacaagcctgaatggtccccaggacaatatgcaactgaaaactcacaccccagaagtgactcgaacccatactccaaggagcaacgcaattggtatgtacaagacgccttaatccacttgaccatcacgaccggacataatgaggtgatagccgaggctatttgaaccaccccaccgccggcactcggatagtattcttgggcatagcattttaccaaatcacctcattctttggggcacacgtgaggaacacaaatgcaaacaagcctgaatggtccccaggacaatatgcaactgaaaactcacaccccagaagtgactcgaacccatactcccaggagcaacgcaactggtatgtacaagacgccttaatccacttgaccatcacaactggACATAATGGTTCTCTCGCTGGCATGGTATGTACCGCTCTGCGCTGTGTGGCCGGGAGTCCATTAGTGCTAGTATGATGGACTCTGCTCGCTGTAAATTTTCATTGACAGACGTTTGATTTAAACTTAACTTAGTATTATGATAACATAACAAATTTCTTATCAAAATGGTGTTACTTGCAATATGTCTGAGTTTGTTTATCCAATGCTTAAGGACATGTTTCCATGACAGGTGTCAATCAGTGCCGGGTGCAACGTTGTGCGGCCGTGGAGTGCCAGTGTCATTGGTACAGTGGGTGGATCAGTGTTCCTTGCCATCCACACCCTTCTGCCCAAGTTGAAGGGTACGTCACTGCTTCTCTCACCGCTCAGTTTTCTTAACTTTGTCTCAAGAAGGCAACAAGTAGCCAGTTTTATCTAACTTGAGTTTGAAATATTTTAACTTTAACGTTATGTTCTGTAGATGGCATatacttaaataataatatttataaaattttatattattgGGAAGCGTACGTGCATATTGGGACTGTTGAGGTTGTGGATGTAAAGTTAATAAATATTTCTTCCACAGTTGACGACCCACTTGATGCTGTGGCTGTACACATgggaggtgggttgtgggggctggttgCTGTAGCCCTCTTCCAGGATGGTGGCATTGTGTACGGGGGCAGCGCGGAGGTCCTCGCCTGGAACATAGTGGGGGCGCTGGCCATAGTGGCCTCTGTTTAGTTATGTTTGGTTCCCTTAGGCTGCTCGGCCTCTTGAGGGTGCCTCCAGAAATGGAAATTGCAGGCAAGTGAAGATAATAATAAAGTTTTCACTTTtgtattatataattgataattgttatatttttagTGTTATGAACGCATtcattatacattatatatgttcTATATCTCTAACAATATCTATACGCCAGGAATGGACATCTTGAAGCACGGGGAGCCAGCCTACCCAGCTGACGCTTGGCTGGAGAGCCAGTACGATGGATCCGTAAACACTCAGGAGAACAAGAGGAATTCAAGTAAGTTGTCAACTAAGTTGCTTTTAAAGTTTTGTGTGTGATGTTTATATATTTGATATTAATGAAATACATCATAGAAATTCATACAGTTTTGTTATCAACATTTTCCACTATTCATATAATCCATTATTTTCCAGATCTTCCACCCAACATGTCTGCCCCAGAAGAATTTGGTTTGACTAATTCCCAGGACCCAGCTCCAGTCCCTGGACACCTTGTATACTGGAGTCGTGCAGGACCAGTCCCATCCCCCACCTCTCGCCCGTCGTGTCCCTCAACAACCACGTAGCTAACCACTTGAACTCCAACAATAGTGTCTCTGAAGCTGGCTTCACAGTCCGACTGGGAGACCATGATCTGCGAGTCCTCGATGAACCCAGAAATCAACGTGGTCAAGACCCTCATTGTTACACCAATGAGGCTTTTGACGAAACCACAAAGCTTTAAGATTATCTTTTAtttgtcattacttatgaaagtatttgtatgttgtcattacttatgaaagtatgtgtatgttgtcattacttatgaaagTGGGTGTATGTTTGTCATTACTTATGAGAGTATGTGTGTTTGTTATTACTTATGAAACCTCAAAACTCTGAGATTCTCTGTTGGTTCTTCGACATTAAAGCTTGCTTGTATTGATTCGGTAAATTgacttaattaatttatattatttttctgcACTAATTAcatgaaatatattatatatttttttttattcggtAAACTTAGTAAGAAACCTGATAAACTAAAGGTTTAACAAGAATTACGTTAAGGTGAAGGATGTTGACAGAGAAAGATGGCGAGCATATTTTACGACTTAAAGTAGGGACTGGAATGAAGTATGAAGTATGGAGGGACTTGAAGTATGTGCCTAGCCACATACTTCATTGTCGACCTTCGCCCGACAGTCTTCCAAGAACTGCCATCGCGAATGCACTTTAATTGTGCATTTTTTTACATTTGCATTGTTCTTAATGGGTTGTATTCAAGTGTTTAACTATCAATAAGTTTCCTATTCTCGAATAATTACTTCCTGTTGTCTGGTCTTGATGATTTGATGGCCCATAAGATTATAGACTTGCGGTGGATTACTCCCTAACTGGATGTAAGATGACATAATGATTTTAAATGATTTTAACATGTTTGAAAGGAGTAAGGAAAACAAAAAGGAATTATGAAGTGAAGACATTTCCCCAACGGagacatcacccaccagacacatcacctgccagacatcatccaccagacacatcatccaccagaatcatcacccaccagacacatcatccaccagactcatcacccaccagaaacatcactcaccacacatcatccaccagacacatcacccaccaaaaatcatcatccaccagacacatcatccaccagactcatcaccaaccagacacatcatccaccagacacatcacccaccaaAATCATCACtcgccagacacatcatccactagAATCATCATCCACCAGAGACAATCTTCCATATAACATTGAGGAGGGCGACGTTGAGGGACCTGTACCGTCTGCTGTTAAGATACGTAGCCACGTTGTTGAACAACCCTGTGGTGTCGCACAAGAGATATATCACATTTTGAGTCAAATCAATTATgttgaattaaataaatatatgtatttaaGAGAGAATGTTTTTTTCTGctcaagggtggggggggggccagaCGCTTGGACCTAGTCTCATCCAGCGTTGAAGGGTGAGTAATGTTGGCTATGTGCCCAGAGTGGGAACTTCGAGGTCTATCTCCTCTACTCCCATTAAAAAGGAGTCGGCATCAATGGCCCTTTCCAAATATATCGGTGAAAGGTGGCTGTCTGAGTCTATAGAACTTCTTCTCTCCACCCTTccttggaaaatatatatatatgtcgcaccgcactacttggcctaaatgcagaatgattttcgttattttcaaatatttctttccaaattggtttattccaaataatattatataatatttagtaCACGAATTACTGACTTATGTTTGGTTAACCTAATAAGAacatttcttatgttcttaatataatattactatattatattaagataatatagttcttaatataatatattatattcttaatataatattactATATCATATTAATAAAGAACATGAAATATTTCTTAGTTATGTTAATttaggttatgataggttaggtaatTTTGGtcgtatatctatgttagtttcaaATTAAAAATACGTTTAATCATATAAAATATAATGGAAAGCTATATTATTTCATAAGATCTTTAAGAAAACctctgcttattaggcaaaccaggGTTTGCATAGTAGACTaagtagtgcattctggctattaggtacaatatatagtagtagtaggcatccatcagtctcagaagactatggtgttgcgctctggttgttggtctggagagGCCTCACGAGGGCATAAAGCCAAGGAAGGTTAatacggagaagctgttacccaggcagcaggtcccccctctcctcggcgctgaaagtctccaatggaaaggcaaacgccaatgcgattggttccagcgccgtcgcaggaactgtgagttccggggaagacctcgaagttggtgaaaaaaaggcacagggactccaaacccggagaccgccgtggtcggggccggagaagaaccacccccagcaagggtatgaacgaccccagcctcctgaagcagagctgggccgcacgaccccggggaggtggacgtcccggtcccgcacctacggattcctgacagagatcgtcacaaccCTCTTTCACCGgaggccggcctccttcaagaaaaattagaaggaagagtgataattattaaatacaacaattattattataatatatatataaatattattatatataattattattataataaatactataataataatataaataattaataattatcacacaatagttagtttaggttatttattatgcaccccatacccatcttgtgggtggtagtggaaagggttacagaggcacataatgggctcagggactgaaccccacaattcatttagctaagcaagttacaatcttgatgagctagttacaaaattcaatataagtcgtcacatcaacaatgggttcgagatcgaccacaagtacagtttctaaattaagcaactgtccCACAATacaacctcctcccccccaccaatctatggttcatccaataaaatcacaatatatatatatatatatatatatatatatatatatatatatatatatatatatatatatatatatatatatatatatatatatatatatatatatatatatatatatctcacaccccagaagtgactcgaacccatactgccaggagcactctgcaactgtacATCTGCAATGCATGATAATAGGAACAAAAACAGGCAGGGCCCTCGTGTattgtgtggccctcgtgtgttatgtggccctcgtgtgttatgtggccctcgtgtgttgtgtggcccttgtgttgtgtggcccttgttgtgttgtgtggcccttgttgtgttgtgtggccacAGTGTGttatgtggcccttgtgtgttgtgttacccttgtgtgttgtgtggcccttgtgtgttgtgtggcccttgtgtgttgtgtggcccttgtgtgttgtgttacccttgtgtgttgtgttacccttgtgtgttgtgtggcccttgtgtgttgtgtggcccttgtgtgttgtgtggtccttgtgtgttgtgtggtccttgtgtgttgtgtggcaggGCCACACAAACACTCAACAAACAAGCGCGCATCGGAACATGCAGGAACCGGGAACAAAaactcgctcccccccccccacacacacacaaccgcacCCCATGCACATCCAAGTACACAACTAGATACAACCTCACAACACAtagcaaacaaaataaattactgGACAGGAGAACAAACCTCAACGGGAGGCGAATATTTTTCAGGAAACTTATACAGAGGATATTTGTGCTTATAGGCCTCCCATATCAAATACTCCATGTCAGTAGGGGAACGATTCCCCTGCTTCCGGGGCCGCATAAACTCTTTAATCACTAAATCAAAAACGGCAGAAACGAAAACGGCGGCTCCCGGAGGTGGTCGACAGAAGTCGCATAACAAAGAGGGGCAAGATAAACCACCTCCTCCGCCAGATAGTGGTCTTTTTttgttttggtagggacgcgagtctttattttcctcggcgtcaccccttcTATATAGGAACCACCGTGAAAGCGGAAGAAACCGAAGTAGAGTACGTAGACCGCCTAGATGGTCCCGCCGCCGGATGCGCAAGAGAAGAAGGCAAGTTTTTGTTAATTAAATTTTTCACGTTTGAAAGTGAAAAAGTGATATGatctactttagccacgttattgtgactcatcgcctgcattttcaCGTTTGTTTTTAGTGTGAAGCACTTGGAAATATTATCTTACGATATGCGCGTTACCCCTCTGGTGATGCTTATAACCTGTGACTGGTCTGTGACTGGTTTGGTAGTGAAAGCCTCTCGTTATCCTGCCTCTCGGCACTGGAGGTACTGAGTTATATCTCTCCTCCTTAAGACAGGTCTAGGAATATGATCAAGGTCTATCCACAAGACGTTTCGACAACATCCGTTTTCTGATGGTCAAAACCGTTCGGTTTGGATACATTAGCTTAGGCTATCGTAGGGACGGTTAGGTTTCGTTAACTTACGTAAATTttacgttaggttaggctaggttaggtttgacTTGTTTAGGCTTGGCTATATTAGGAtgggttaaggtaggttaggttggatttgtttaggttgtgttaggctaggttagactGGGTTAGGCTAAGTTGAGTTcagttaggttgagttaggtttgGTAAGTTCTCGTGTTTTAAAATCCGTCAGTGAACCGTGTTGTGTAGGCTGCGACTTGCGTTCgtctgcagcaccaccacctggttcctcacagccacgtccaacacaacacagctgcccACTTCTCGTGTGGTAATGACAACACTTATCACAAGTACAATcttaaattatttttaaattgTTTAAACTGTATAAAATTGGTTATACAACTTATTCCCAATTGTGTGCAGACTGAACATCACCAGGCACTTTACCCCTTGTAGGGCAGATATCGAACCCACAACATAACAATAAAAGCTGTTTTAGCAAAGCCAGACTATTTCACTGAGCTTAACATTAAGCTAAAGCCATTCAAAGCAGGCATTTAAGTGCCAGTTTGTTCAACCTATACTCAACCAGAGGTTATCATCCATAATACTTTATCTAAATGGCATTAAATACAATTTTCAGCTCGTGAACCTCTCGCCCTTCACCTCACTCTGCTGCCTTTCTCTGCCGCTCTTTCTGTAAACGACTTTATAATGGTTCAGGGCGGACCGTGACACCATTTCCattattttctgatgtgtgtcCGTCATACGTTTTGGGTAGAACCGTCTGACATGGTTTAGACACagctgtcacacatggtttagacagagctgtcacacatggtttagacagagctgtcacacagggtttagagagagctgtcacacagggtttagacagagctgtcacacagggtttagacagagctgtcacacagggtttagacagagctgtcacacagggtttagacagagctgtcacacatggtttagacagagctgtcacacagggtttagacagagctgtcacacatggtttagacagagctgtcacacagggtttagacagagccgtcagacagggtttagacagagctgtcacacagggtttagacagagctgtcacacatggtttagacagagctgtcacacagggtttagacagagctgtcacacatggtttGGTTGAGTCGTCCGGCATGGTTTAGTTAAGCCGTATAACATGGTTTCAGTAAGCAAGGGTCGCCGTGGCCGAGTAGGCTAAGCTATTTCTTCATTCGCTGAGTCATTGGGGATTTTTTGAATGAttactaaagttattatgtaatatcagtcaaattttacTTAGGTAGTATCGAGGAATATTGGCTTATACTGGGTATAGGTCAGGCTGCTAATTTAGTTTGGATCAGAGTACACGAAATGCATTGTTACAAGAGTTGAATTGAACGCGTCTATCAATGTTTAATAGGTCTACCAATGTCAATGTCTACCAATGAATTTTAGGTATGACTCTTGGTCActaagttgggggggggggctacataATTCCCCCGCCTTGGTGCCTTGTTTTGATAATCACTGACTACCGTGGGGGATAATACCAGTTTATGACTGCTCAGGTCATAAACCACAGCTCAAAGGTCACAACCACAGGGATAATAACCATTCGGTATGACTCAAGGGTTGACTACGCAGTTGACCAAATACAGCTGTAGGAGCGTATGATACCGGACGACATATAATAACCCACGTTCAAGCTATTGGTTACGATTGAGAAATCTGTTTAGTTAACATGTACGATATTGTGCGCATCTTCACGCGCATAACAAAGTGTTCCACTGCGCCGCTTCTCAGGAGAAAAGATccaggatagggggggggggagaaatagcctaagctactctatccctttgaaatgtatttgTTCTTGTTTCAATAGACATACTTAACGAAACCTGAAACTGAgcggcccgaaacgctttgcgtaatagtggctttaggcattgtatgtattagctctatctgtaaattcatcaatatttgtatcaccaatatttgtaaattcatcaatatttgtatttgtatcaatgtatgtatgtactttacctgaataaacatttgaatttttttgaatttttgaacttgaacttgatccaAGACGCAGGCAACACCAGACAAAGAATCCGGGGCTGCAGTTGGCGCCATACTGAACCTCCACCGCGACACGCAACCACACAATGTATCTGGATGCAGGAAGCAACCACTGTACCAATTCCTTATGACAACATAATCTATGCAAAAGCTGTGacttggaggggggggagggaggggacgtAGAGGATTGTTGTGGCTATATCTGAGTATGTGAGTGATATGCTGTATGACAATACAGACCCGAGTATATACACTTGTTCACCACACATGTTGATAATTATACACCAGTATACATACTTATACGTGAAGGGAGGTAAAACAAAAAATAGTGAGTGTGACTGGACCAGGTAGAGGAAGTGTGAGGAGGGTAGACATGAGTGGGTATAGAGGGAGGGGTGACGTGATTTTATTCACCTTGGGCATTAGGAGCCGCATGTgaaatgttttatttatttatttatattttatttatttatataaacaagagttcttacatttttgtacagtcactagcacgcatagcgtttcggacaggaccttaatcctaattttccctggaatacgacccgccaaatcgtttaacaaccaggtacctattcacaacctggatgaacagaggctacagttaaggattggggcccagtaaatcctccccgttaCATCCATAGTTAGTGTGGTAAACAGTTCATATGACTCAGGGCGTGGATCACCTAATTTTCCAGTGCTCAAGTGGATGCTCCGGGAAGGGCATGTTCCATTGGGTAGCGGTTAGTTGCCTTGGGATCCTTCCATTTTTAAGGCTTGCTCAGTAGCTCAGTTGTAGCTACTGAGTCAGTAGCTTATAGCTACACTATAAGCAGACCCACCTGGACACTATAAGCAGACTCACCTGGACACTATAAGTAGACCCACCTGGACATTAAGCAGACCCACCTGGACTCCACAGGTGCTGGAGGGGTGAACGGTGGCTTCTGAGggctggtgtggtgctgaggtcagTGTCGTGCATGGTTATATACTGGCCAGGCACTCTACCCCGGTGGGGGAGGGCCGGGGTGTTGCATGGGGAGGGGGCGTACTGTCATTGGTGGGAGGGGCAAGACTTATCTCTCACTGTGGGAGCACCACAAGAATCACTTCAGCGAACACATATGGTTTGTGAATCAAGAAGATTCATTCTTCTCTGAACCTCCCTTActtatctctccctcccttacttatctagctctcactctcttactcatcTCTCTCTCGCAGTCTCATTTCTTCCTCATCTCCCCCTCCTAGTCTCATCTCTCTAATGACAGGTTAAACCGGACTAGCTACGCTGGGATAAATCCAAGATCCAACAGCATCATATAAAGagtacaaacatgaactagcaatAGGTCTGTTGTTTGACACAATGAAGTGTGTCAAACAAAACACTTGCATGGGGAGAGTAACAATCTCGGTTGTCTAACAGACAGTGTCACAGCTGCAATACGACTTGgcaacaagtatctctggcaacaagttatattattagtattagtattaactGCGCACTCCAATGGTTAAGTCTGTTTAAATAATGGTGGACCTTGAAACTCTTTTATCAACAATATATCATATTTCACCTTGCAGATGACATTTCCTGGATAATGAATAAACACATACACAACATTTGTTTATAGATCAGTTTATTTCAAAACAAATATATCATTAAAGAAATGCCAAGACACAATGTTAAGCATTTATTATAGGCAaaacaatataaaataatataaaaaagtgatttgtatatttttcaaattttccTTATTACTTTGTTTACATACAAATAAATAAGAGTACCGTACATTGAAATATCCTACCTAAAATTGGCTAGAAATGCAATGTATCGGAAAAACCGACACATTACTAACTTTCCATACAATATGcagttaatattgctgctgtttgaCCACGTGACTAGCGGGCTACACACATACTCTACACCAACAAAATGCTGAAGCCTTCTTATCAGATAAGGCTTCCCCAGTATTTACTAGCATATGTAGTCTTAAcacctagtaacattgtagtgaattGTCTACCAATCGATAATTCTGATTGATAGACTATTacattaataaccccccccccacccagcttgTGTAGGAAACGATTTGTGGGAATAAACTTATACAGTCCACAATCGAAACAAATAAATTAATGTAAgaaataaattctatataaattaatgtaaagtaataaattgtaaataaatcaataaatcccaCGAGGCTGTTTTCCCCCACACAATGGGTCGTtgtatcttcacacacacacatgtaaataaatatataaatcaatttatttattatatatataccaagATCAACACCGAGGACTAAATTGTTCACACATCCAGAAtcaacatatatttatttatttatttatatacaagaaggtacattgggtttgagagaatacatagcctAGTATTTAAAATCTTGTAAATAATAGAATGTAAAGCTAAATCTTGTAAATCTCATTTGAATATTGTCAAGTATcaatacacaacatacacacacaagggcAAGGGGGTTatatacacagggggggggggggtgaatacaCCCTAGAGTTTACTTAATAGTTGATCAGTGAGCTATtgtagatgggggggggaggtgttaatACTCCTCTCAAGGCTGAAAAGTCTTAAGCCATTGATCAAACACCCATTGTTAGTAAACGCCTAGTAGCCTAGTAGTTagtgtttttatatattttacttaaaacttaaAATTTTACTTATTTGAATATTTATATGCAATATCAGAAcaatgattttatatatatatatatatatatatatatatatatatatatatatatatatatatatatatatatatatatatatatatatatatatatatatatatatatatatatatatatatatatatatatatatatatatatatatatatatatatatatattacacccaTTCtattatagttatatatatatatatatatattaatgtttacACTCAAGCTGAGCTCAACACTATGAATAAAACACAACACCAGTCCGAGGGATGTTGCGTAATTGCTGTTAAACAAGTCAACCCGAGAACATCAATGACCACTTTTGCAACATGCACAGTATTACAAGCACTGTTAAGTAAGTTCAGTAAAAAAAATGGCACCTGAGACCAATAGATGGAGTTACTTGTTTCTGTCTCGTAGTTTGTATCGCTCTTCTGGAGACGCCACTCCTTTAGGTACACTTTACTGTTCACTGTCTCTCAGGGAAGTGACCGTAGTTCAGTTGTTAAACTGTTAACTGGCCGTCAATATAGTAGTAAGATTGTGTGTTGTCTTGTTTACAATGCTGATTGCCGGTCTGTTGATGTAGTGAGTTGAAAAAACGATACATTCGTTGGATAAGTTTAAACCATTGACCAAGTTGAGGCTGTACCCCCTGGTCTGTTGCTTGGAGGAAGGTGCCGTTGTAGCAGGGGTGTGTGCCGCCGGTAAACACAGAGGTGATGACATTCTCCACCAGGCACTCTCCTACTTCTGGAGGTGGTGCAGTGTCAGGAGGACGTAACCTTAGTTGTCGAGGCTGCTCAGCGCAGACGGCAGCAAACTCTCCCCATCATCAGGG
Above is a window of Procambarus clarkii isolate CNS0578487 chromosome 11, FALCON_Pclarkii_2.0, whole genome shotgun sequence DNA encoding:
- the LOC138363500 gene encoding putative ammonium transporter 1 is translated as MVCTALRCVAGSPLVLVSISAGCNVVRPWSASVIGTVGGSVFLAIHTLLPKLKVDDPLDAVAVHMGGGLWGLVAVALFQDGGIVYGGSAEVLAWNIVGALAIVASV